In the genome of Olsenella profusa DSM 13989, one region contains:
- the arcC gene encoding carbamate kinase, whose translation MPVTDKSTSFKRVVISLGGLALDNALDRQLTRMREIAPALLRAINNDMEVIITHGNGHQINMIQRAFSVAASEDPKVPVADLPECGAMTESYIGYHLQQALGAEMHKGDKKWHVATVVTQIEVEPDDPSLANPSKGVGPHLTKDQRDAQAKQHPDFRFAKDERGYRRTVASPRPRKIVESESILNLLDNDFIVIACGGGGIPVIRDSDDYGCYKGIPAVIEKDYAAELLGDNCDADVLVFLSDVDHVYKNFGRKNQEAIGDISVSKLHRLADAGQFGKDTMEPKVRSALRFLECRPDRECYIGLLDDIEDVIQGRNCTRIHY comes from the coding sequence ATGCCTGTCACTGACAAGAGCACCAGTTTCAAGCGCGTGGTCATCTCCCTCGGAGGTCTTGCCCTCGACAACGCGCTCGATCGCCAACTCACCCGTATGCGTGAGATAGCTCCCGCGCTGCTCAGGGCAATCAACAACGACATGGAGGTCATCATCACCCACGGCAACGGCCACCAGATCAACATGATCCAGCGGGCTTTCTCCGTTGCTGCCTCGGAGGACCCCAAGGTTCCCGTCGCCGACCTCCCTGAGTGCGGCGCCATGACCGAGAGCTACATCGGCTACCACCTGCAGCAAGCCCTCGGTGCCGAGATGCACAAGGGTGACAAGAAATGGCACGTTGCCACCGTCGTCACCCAGATCGAGGTGGAACCCGATGATCCCTCACTCGCCAACCCCTCCAAGGGTGTGGGTCCTCACCTCACCAAGGACCAGAGGGATGCTCAGGCCAAGCAGCACCCCGACTTCAGGTTCGCGAAGGACGAGCGTGGCTACCGTCGCACCGTGGCCTCGCCGCGTCCCCGCAAGATTGTGGAGTCCGAGTCCATCCTCAACCTTCTCGACAACGACTTCATTGTCATCGCCTGTGGTGGCGGTGGCATCCCCGTCATCCGCGACTCCGATGACTACGGCTGCTACAAGGGTATCCCAGCTGTCATCGAGAAGGACTACGCCGCCGAGCTCCTTGGCGACAACTGCGATGCCGACGTTCTCGTCTTCCTCTCCGACGTCGACCACGTCTACAAAAACTTTGGCAGGAAGAACCAGGAGGCCATCGGTGACATCAGTGTGTCCAAACTCCACAGGCTCGCCGATGCGGGTCAGTTTGGGAAAGACACCATGGAACCCAAGGTCCGCTCGGCGCTGCGCTTCCTCGAGTGTCGCCCGGACCGGGAGTGCTACATTGGCCTTCTTGACGACATCGAGGACGTCATCCAGGGCAGGAACTGCACCCGTATCCACTACTAG
- the arcC gene encoding carbamate kinase — translation MAAEFPGRCRRVVIALGGNALGDTPKEQIERVRHATPALLDVIDENTEIIITHGNGPQVGMIQKAFAISSTKDPKVPVMDLPECGAMSQGYIGYHLQQALGAQMHKTNMKYHAATVVTQIEVDADDPSFQAPTKPIGPFLTKEQAESQAAQDPSFKFVEDSGRGYRRVVASPRPRKIVESESILNLLDNDFIVIACGGGGIPVIRDTDNYGCYKGVPAVIDKDMAGALLGEDCDADMLVLLTAVDHVAINFGKPDQQDLIDITVSEAHSYADEGQFGKGSMEPKVRAAIRFCEGRPDRVAIIGSLKKAPEAVRGLSGTRIHY, via the coding sequence ATGGCTGCAGAGTTCCCAGGTAGGTGCAGGCGCGTCGTCATCGCCCTTGGTGGCAACGCCCTTGGCGACACGCCCAAGGAGCAGATCGAGCGCGTCCGGCATGCCACCCCCGCCCTTCTCGACGTGATTGACGAGAACACTGAGATCATCATCACCCATGGCAACGGCCCTCAGGTCGGTATGATCCAGAAGGCTTTTGCCATCTCCTCGACCAAGGATCCCAAGGTCCCCGTCATGGACCTCCCGGAGTGTGGTGCCATGAGCCAGGGCTACATTGGCTATCACCTGCAGCAGGCCCTCGGTGCCCAGATGCACAAGACCAACATGAAGTATCACGCTGCCACGGTCGTCACCCAGATTGAGGTCGATGCCGACGATCCCTCCTTCCAGGCTCCGACCAAGCCTATCGGCCCCTTCCTCACCAAGGAGCAGGCAGAATCCCAGGCCGCCCAGGATCCCTCCTTCAAGTTCGTCGAGGACTCCGGCCGGGGATACCGCCGCGTTGTTGCCTCGCCACGTCCCCGCAAGATTGTGGAGTCCGAGTCCATCCTCAACCTTCTCGACAACGACTTCATCGTCATCGCCTGTGGTGGCGGTGGCATCCCCGTCATCCGCGACACGGACAACTACGGCTGCTACAAGGGCGTCCCCGCCGTCATCGACAAGGACATGGCAGGCGCCCTTCTCGGAGAGGACTGCGACGCCGACATGCTTGTCCTCCTGACTGCGGTCGACCATGTGGCGATTAACTTCGGTAAACCTGATCAGCAGGACCTCATCGACATCACCGTCTCCGAGGCCCACTCCTATGCCGATGAGGGCCAGTTCGGCAAGGGTTCCATGGAGCCTAAGGTGCGCGCGGCGATTCGCTTCTGCGAGGGCCGCCCCGACCGCGTGGCCATTATCGGCTCGCTCAAAAAGGCCCCCGAGGCTGTTCGTGGCCTCTCCGGCACCCGTATCCACTACTAG
- a CDS encoding helix-turn-helix transcriptional regulator, translating to MSLAWYLFSIAVLVADVVSCSMSLMAWTLTGRRQWLVSAAAFVAHAFEQAIIFFSEYTGDKPYLDDYFKQGLSYIPLSIVLCVALVTLWWIWVCMRVYAPLGTRRIVAFVVVVTVALVVAAPSSANGDVTHNLLYWGGRDLLLIGALVYGHWWYARRASDIERSDIERSAGRLRTIFVMMCVMLLEDVFFIAVFRPHVAADSLWHAFFWHLTQRNISECVIVFTCAYFLVTNVRELAKVFSRHPAENKIEMREHAIADSIDTRLPRYCDEHGMSEREKEVLRLVLQDRSSQQIASELYISLGTVKAHLHRIYTKAGVGTRKDLVTSFWRF from the coding sequence TTGAGTCTGGCATGGTATCTGTTCTCCATCGCTGTCCTCGTGGCGGATGTCGTCTCGTGCTCAATGAGCCTCATGGCCTGGACGCTGACCGGTCGCAGGCAGTGGCTCGTCTCGGCCGCGGCGTTCGTGGCGCATGCCTTCGAGCAGGCGATTATCTTCTTCAGTGAGTACACGGGTGACAAACCCTATCTTGACGACTATTTCAAGCAGGGACTCTCCTACATACCCTTGTCGATTGTCCTGTGCGTTGCCCTCGTCACCCTCTGGTGGATCTGGGTCTGCATGCGGGTGTATGCGCCGCTCGGCACGCGTCGCATCGTCGCCTTCGTGGTCGTGGTCACGGTCGCCCTGGTGGTGGCCGCACCCAGCAGCGCCAATGGTGACGTCACGCACAACCTGCTCTACTGGGGCGGCAGGGACCTTCTCCTCATCGGGGCCCTCGTCTATGGTCATTGGTGGTACGCGAGACGTGCGAGCGACATCGAGAGAAGCGACATCGAGCGTAGCGCAGGTAGGCTCAGGACCATCTTCGTCATGATGTGCGTCATGCTCCTCGAGGACGTCTTCTTCATAGCGGTCTTCCGCCCTCACGTTGCTGCGGACTCCCTGTGGCATGCCTTCTTCTGGCATCTCACACAGCGTAACATATCCGAGTGTGTGATTGTCTTCACCTGCGCATACTTCCTCGTCACGAATGTCAGGGAGCTTGCCAAGGTCTTCTCGCGCCACCCTGCGGAGAACAAGATCGAGATGCGGGAACATGCAATCGCCGACTCGATTGACACGCGCCTGCCGCGCTACTGCGACGAGCATGGGATGAGCGAGCGTGAGAAGGAGGTTCTCCGCCTCGTCCTGCAGGACAGGAGCTCTCAGCAGATCGCCAGCGAGCTCTACATATCGCTTGGCACGGTCAAGGCACATCTGCACCGCATTTACACCAAGGCCGGCGTAGGTACCCGCAAGGACCTCGTCACCTCCTTCTGGCGATTCTAG
- a CDS encoding amidohydrolase: MFAELVVRSDNVFTGTGMPPFKGGVAIADGKILTCGDERHLAPFIGTDTEVREFGDKLVMPGIIDSHTHFAQGSMTTDADFCVNLIDCTSFEQCMERVVAFADAHPDNEWILGVQVIQFQWATPEMPTAAMIDAYIADRPVFLQQVDLHTFSVNTRALEKMGITRDVQDPSGGRFLRDENGDLTGVLSNNAAGVFMEAIYNPPLERARESFEKTVRYANRCGITSVGAVHPTFVSLKNPYAVFADMCREGNFPLRVFMYTDLFDLETKTLDQIRAEYDFPDTTIEWRGLKQFLDGVCSDHTAWMIEPYANDPSTTGEPAEDPERVRKNILEACKQGVPVRLHAIGDRAIRHVLDCFEEGERLYGRQGLRHCIEHNETIQPEDLLRYARLGVSPAMQPWHMLLDMADLAKDAAVGPERAALSWPLHSLAASGANVHLGSDFPVVGIDPTEEIYGAVYRMLEDQSNPDGWFPEERITMAEALRGYTYGSAYAMGVEDRLGTLSAGKLADITVLDHNLFDCTPAEVLETKAALTIIGGEVVYEA; the protein is encoded by the coding sequence ATGTTCGCAGAGCTGGTCGTAAGGTCCGACAACGTCTTCACCGGCACCGGCATGCCCCCCTTCAAGGGTGGTGTCGCCATTGCGGATGGCAAGATCCTGACGTGTGGTGACGAGCGTCACCTCGCCCCCTTCATCGGAACGGACACCGAGGTCCGCGAGTTTGGCGACAAGCTCGTCATGCCCGGCATCATTGACTCTCACACCCACTTCGCGCAGGGTTCGATGACGACCGACGCCGACTTCTGCGTCAACCTCATCGACTGCACGAGCTTCGAGCAGTGCATGGAACGTGTCGTGGCCTTCGCGGACGCTCATCCCGACAACGAGTGGATTCTCGGCGTCCAGGTCATCCAGTTCCAGTGGGCCACACCCGAGATGCCGACTGCGGCTATGATCGACGCCTACATCGCCGATCGGCCGGTCTTTCTCCAGCAGGTGGATCTCCATACCTTCAGCGTCAACACCCGCGCCCTGGAGAAGATGGGTATCACCCGAGACGTCCAGGACCCCTCGGGCGGCAGGTTCCTCCGCGACGAGAATGGTGACCTCACCGGCGTCCTCTCCAACAACGCCGCCGGTGTCTTCATGGAGGCCATCTACAACCCGCCCCTGGAGCGTGCGCGGGAGTCGTTTGAGAAGACCGTCAGATACGCCAACAGGTGCGGCATCACCTCGGTTGGTGCCGTGCACCCCACCTTCGTGAGTCTCAAGAACCCCTACGCCGTCTTTGCGGACATGTGCCGTGAGGGCAACTTCCCCCTGCGCGTCTTCATGTACACTGACCTCTTCGACCTGGAGACCAAGACGCTCGACCAGATCAGGGCGGAGTACGACTTTCCCGACACCACCATCGAATGGCGTGGCCTCAAGCAGTTCCTCGATGGCGTCTGCTCCGACCACACCGCCTGGATGATCGAGCCCTACGCCAACGATCCCTCGACCACGGGCGAGCCCGCCGAAGATCCCGAGCGCGTTCGCAAGAACATCCTTGAGGCCTGCAAGCAAGGGGTGCCCGTCCGTCTCCATGCGATAGGAGACAGGGCCATACGTCACGTGCTCGACTGCTTCGAGGAGGGGGAGAGGCTCTACGGCAGGCAGGGCCTGCGCCACTGCATCGAGCACAACGAGACCATCCAGCCCGAGGACCTGCTGCGCTACGCCCGCCTGGGCGTGAGCCCTGCCATGCAGCCGTGGCACATGCTTCTCGACATGGCCGACCTTGCCAAGGACGCAGCCGTCGGCCCCGAGCGTGCCGCCCTCTCCTGGCCGCTTCACAGCCTTGCGGCCTCGGGGGCCAACGTGCACCTTGGTTCCGACTTTCCCGTCGTGGGCATCGACCCCACCGAGGAGATCTACGGTGCCGTCTACCGCATGCTCGAGGATCAGTCCAACCCTGATGGCTGGTTCCCCGAAGAGCGGATAACGATGGCGGAGGCCTTGAGGGGCTATACCTATGGCTCGGCGTACGCCATGGGTGTCGAGGATCGTCTGGGCACCCTGTCTGCCGGTAAGCTGGCCGACATCACCGTCCTCGACCATAACCTCTTCGATTGCACTCCTGCCGAGGTGCTTGAGACCAAGGCCGCACTTACTATCATCGGTGGCGAGGTCGTCTACGAGGCCTAG
- a CDS encoding MATE family efflux transporter gives MAEEATQAAEQSAEDLELLSAPVKKTFNKYALVTMQGMLAQVIMVVLEGVIMGIGLGAHGLACVSIIMSVEYINLSFGNLFGTGIPTVIGNRLGAGDTTAAKHVFGQGFWFTTYVALIVAIVFEVFPEPLAIFFGATEDILIDSVLGIRAFGVLLVFTIMGQMLTGVLRVIGKPQESANLMTISAVIAIIWLAVSVLVLDLGTIGAGIYYGLSIGIWAAGLIYFVGPKAEYRITTDEMVPDLVVYGEIFKIGFPFFLTQAGTFIYNTVANNLLGNLGGENGSSYIGAFAVINGYIVYIIMMFVNAFSYGLQPLASVNNGAKSYGRLKEALNWSVIVQVVVTAVLSVAVFALGAPISSFFDGGDPVLTQISAQALRIFILAACLGFMATMVSSYLQAVEKIFFATVVSLLRYVILACPIMTLVGNMVGNADGVWYGLLITDIACGAICLAIVAVENRRLATLSSA, from the coding sequence ATGGCAGAGGAAGCGACTCAAGCCGCAGAGCAGTCTGCTGAGGACCTTGAGCTACTCAGCGCACCTGTCAAGAAGACGTTCAACAAGTACGCGCTCGTCACCATGCAGGGCATGCTCGCCCAGGTGATCATGGTCGTTCTTGAGGGCGTCATCATGGGCATCGGCCTTGGCGCGCATGGGCTCGCCTGCGTCTCGATCATCATGTCCGTCGAGTACATCAACCTATCGTTTGGTAACCTCTTCGGTACCGGCATTCCCACCGTCATCGGCAACCGCCTTGGCGCTGGAGACACCACGGCCGCTAAGCACGTCTTTGGCCAGGGCTTCTGGTTCACCACCTATGTTGCTCTCATCGTCGCCATCGTCTTCGAGGTCTTCCCCGAGCCGCTTGCCATCTTCTTCGGGGCCACCGAGGACATCCTGATCGACTCCGTCCTCGGCATCCGGGCCTTTGGCGTCCTTCTCGTCTTCACCATCATGGGCCAAATGCTCACCGGCGTCTTGCGCGTCATCGGCAAGCCGCAGGAATCCGCCAACCTCATGACCATCTCGGCCGTCATCGCCATCATCTGGCTTGCCGTCTCGGTCCTGGTGCTTGACCTGGGAACCATCGGTGCGGGCATCTACTATGGCCTCTCTATCGGCATTTGGGCCGCAGGTCTCATCTACTTTGTTGGCCCTAAGGCTGAATACAGGATTACCACCGACGAGATGGTGCCCGACCTCGTCGTTTATGGTGAGATTTTCAAGATTGGCTTCCCCTTCTTCCTGACGCAGGCCGGTACCTTCATCTACAACACCGTGGCCAACAACCTGCTCGGCAACCTTGGTGGCGAGAACGGCTCCAGCTACATCGGCGCCTTCGCCGTCATCAACGGCTACATCGTCTACATCATCATGATGTTCGTGAACGCCTTCTCCTACGGTCTGCAGCCCCTTGCTTCCGTCAACAACGGCGCCAAGAGCTATGGCCGTCTCAAGGAGGCTCTCAACTGGTCGGTCATCGTCCAGGTCGTCGTCACGGCGGTCCTTTCGGTCGCGGTTTTCGCCCTCGGTGCCCCCATCTCCAGCTTCTTCGACGGCGGTGACCCTGTCCTGACCCAGATCTCTGCCCAGGCGCTGAGGATCTTCATCCTCGCTGCCTGCCTCGGCTTCATGGCCACCATGGTCAGCTCCTACCTCCAGGCGGTCGAGAAGATTTTTTTCGCGACGGTTGTCTCGCTGCTGCGCTATGTCATTCTCGCTTGCCCGATCATGACCCTCGTCGGCAACATGGTAGGCAATGCCGATGGCGTCTGGTATGGCCTCCTCATCACCGACATCGCCTGTGGTGCCATCTGCCTTGCGATCGTGGCCGTCGAGAACAGGCGCCTCGCCACCCTCTCATCTGCCTAG
- a CDS encoding MATE family efflux transporter: MGDVVEAGRAKEGRELGTLPIGKLFVKYSLISLSGMVAQIVMVILEGIIMGYGLGSHGLACVSIIISVEFLNLATGGALGIGISALVGTRFGAGDDNGAQRAFGQGFWLTVYVAAGMTVAIELLSPHLVHLLGATDDIYADALLGVRCFVAFFPFTIVGQVTNAVLRVDEKPQVAANLQILSSVVAIVILALTVLVLGWGVTGAGIYFGFTIGLWALGVRHFLPGGTSVLRIRREDMRLGAKVVGGVLKIGLPYFVLQVASSAYTMVVNNRLGVLGSSMDIAAFAIVNGYIVYVLMLVVMAFGFAMQAISSFNIGARRYDRLSELLVKGALIQTAFMVVASALVCLFPEAACQLFALDDPVLAEASATPVRIVVSLCALGYLGQLLSSYFECIGAIVKSVVCGCALYLMFTIPLIYVLGPVMGVEGVWFAQPVANLLTGVLVLVLMLCELRRFRELRGLG; this comes from the coding sequence ATGGGCGATGTGGTCGAAGCAGGACGCGCCAAAGAGGGGCGCGAGCTTGGTACGCTGCCAATAGGCAAGCTGTTTGTGAAGTACAGCCTCATCTCGTTGTCCGGTATGGTGGCCCAGATAGTCATGGTCATACTCGAGGGAATCATCATGGGATACGGGCTCGGGTCCCATGGCCTTGCGTGTGTCAGCATCATCATCTCGGTCGAGTTCCTCAACCTGGCCACGGGAGGTGCCCTGGGCATCGGCATTTCCGCGCTTGTTGGCACCCGCTTTGGCGCGGGCGATGACAACGGTGCGCAGAGGGCCTTTGGCCAGGGCTTTTGGCTTACGGTCTATGTTGCCGCAGGGATGACGGTGGCCATTGAGCTCCTCTCTCCCCATCTCGTCCATCTGCTGGGGGCAACGGATGACATCTATGCCGATGCACTCCTTGGCGTCAGGTGCTTTGTGGCGTTCTTCCCGTTCACGATTGTCGGACAGGTTACCAATGCGGTCCTTCGTGTGGATGAGAAGCCCCAGGTGGCAGCCAATCTGCAGATTCTGTCATCGGTGGTCGCCATCGTCATCCTGGCACTTACTGTGCTCGTGCTTGGGTGGGGTGTCACCGGCGCAGGCATCTACTTTGGGTTCACCATCGGGCTTTGGGCGCTCGGGGTGAGGCATTTTCTCCCCGGTGGCACCTCGGTGCTGCGAATCCGCCGCGAGGACATGAGGCTGGGTGCCAAGGTCGTTGGCGGCGTCCTCAAGATTGGCCTCCCATACTTCGTGCTGCAGGTCGCGAGTTCCGCCTACACGATGGTCGTGAACAACCGCCTTGGGGTGCTGGGAAGCTCGATGGATATCGCGGCGTTCGCCATCGTCAACGGATACATCGTCTACGTGCTCATGCTAGTGGTCATGGCATTCGGCTTCGCCATGCAGGCCATCAGCTCGTTCAACATCGGCGCTAGGCGCTATGATCGCCTCTCTGAGCTCCTTGTGAAGGGGGCCCTCATCCAGACGGCGTTCATGGTGGTGGCGTCGGCCCTCGTCTGCCTGTTCCCCGAGGCGGCCTGCCAGCTGTTCGCCCTCGACGACCCTGTACTGGCGGAGGCTTCCGCCACCCCCGTCCGCATCGTCGTCTCCCTGTGCGCCCTTGGATACCTCGGGCAGCTTCTCTCCAGCTACTTCGAGTGCATAGGCGCCATAGTCAAGTCCGTTGTCTGCGGGTGCGCCCTCTACCTCATGTTCACCATACCGCTCATCTATGTGCTGGGTCCCGTCATGGGCGTCGAGGGGGTGTGGTTTGCTCAGCCCGTGGCAAACCTCCTCACGGGCGTGCTGGTGCTGGTGCTCATGCTTTGCGAGCTGCGGAGGTTCAGGGAGCTTCGAGGCCTGGGGTAG
- the nifJ gene encoding pyruvate:ferredoxin (flavodoxin) oxidoreductase, which produces MARKFKSMDGNEAAGWVSYAFTEVAGIYPITPSSPMADHVDQWAAQGVKNVFGNPVKIVEMESEGGASGTVHGSLGAGALTTTYTASQGLLLMIPNMYKIAAEGLPGVFHVSARTVATQSLNIFGDHSDVMACRQTGFAMLAEGNVQEVMDLSPVAHLAALAGSTPFLNFFDGFRTSHEIQKVATWDFDDLADMVDTEALQRFRDHALNPEHPSARGSHENGDIFFQHREACNARYTALPAIVQSYMDKVNAKLGTDYHLFDYYGADDADRVVVCMGSFCDTLEEVVDYLNAHGERVGLVKVRLYRPWSVEDFMAALPKTVKKVAVLDRTKEPGSIGEPLYQDVVSSLFESGASDLTVTGGRYGLGSKDEPPAAAFSVFEELKKDAPKREFTIGIVDDLTNLSLPMDPDAPNTSAPGTIECKFWGLGGDGTVGANKNSIKIIGDHTDKYVQAYFQYDSKKTGGVTISHLRFGDSPIRSPYYVAKADFVACHNPSYIIKGFAMARDLKPGGTFLVNCQWSDEEFANHLPAVAKRYIAKNGINVYLIDAIGLAAKVGMGKRTNTVLQSAFFALAKVLPAEEAIQYMKDAAEKSYAKKGQAIVESNWKAIDAGATAFHKFEVPADWATAEDKPKVPDLKGRDAIVRQVRELLGPINLMEGDSLPVSVFKDNPDGQWELGASAYEKRGTAVMVPRWNPDLCIQCNSCAYVCPHATIRPVAMTPEEATAAPAAMKTTELKVPKGTGYTFTIAVSPLDCMGCYNCLTACPKSTQADGGALTMVPQEEEAAQAEVWDYAVNEVSEKKDLISDKNVKGSQFHKPLLEFSGSCAGCAETSYARLVTQLFGDRMYISNATGCSSIWGNPAATAPYTVNAEGHGPAWNNSLFEDNAEHGLGLFLGYEAEQNRLATATQQLIDSGNVSDSLKEAAQAWLDGRNQSGVSQNVSAAYVQALQEDGSDAAKSILADRSYLSKKSFWIFGGDGWAYDIGFGGLDHVLASNNDVNVFVFDTEVYSNTGGQASKASNLGQVAQFAASGKTTKKKSLAEIAMSYGYVYVTQVAMGANMPQTLKAIAEAEAYDGPSLIIGYSPCEMHSIKKGGMIHCQEEMKKAVECGYWNLFRFNPEAAEGKKFTLDSKEPKGGYRDFLMNEARYASLTQSFPDRAEELFAESEQAAMDRYQHLLKLKAMYADA; this is translated from the coding sequence ATGGCGAGAAAGTTCAAGTCCATGGATGGCAACGAGGCCGCAGGCTGGGTCTCGTATGCGTTCACCGAGGTGGCGGGCATCTATCCCATCACCCCGTCAAGTCCCATGGCAGACCACGTCGACCAGTGGGCCGCGCAGGGTGTCAAGAACGTCTTTGGCAACCCCGTCAAGATCGTCGAGATGGAGTCCGAGGGCGGCGCCTCCGGCACCGTGCACGGCTCCCTCGGTGCCGGTGCCCTCACCACCACCTACACGGCGTCACAGGGCCTGCTCCTCATGATCCCCAACATGTACAAGATCGCCGCCGAGGGCCTGCCCGGCGTCTTCCACGTGTCCGCGCGCACCGTGGCCACGCAGTCGCTCAACATCTTCGGCGACCACTCCGACGTCATGGCCTGCCGTCAGACCGGCTTCGCCATGCTCGCCGAGGGCAACGTGCAGGAGGTCATGGACCTCTCGCCCGTGGCGCACCTGGCGGCCCTCGCCGGCAGCACGCCGTTCCTCAACTTCTTCGACGGCTTCCGCACCTCGCACGAGATCCAGAAGGTTGCCACCTGGGACTTCGATGATCTCGCCGACATGGTGGACACCGAGGCCCTCCAGAGGTTCCGCGACCACGCACTCAATCCCGAGCATCCCAGCGCCCGCGGCTCCCATGAGAACGGCGACATCTTCTTCCAGCACCGCGAGGCCTGCAACGCCCGCTACACGGCACTGCCCGCCATCGTGCAGTCCTACATGGACAAGGTCAATGCCAAGCTGGGCACCGACTATCACCTGTTTGACTACTACGGTGCCGATGACGCCGATCGCGTCGTCGTCTGCATGGGCTCCTTCTGTGACACGCTCGAGGAGGTTGTCGACTACCTCAACGCCCACGGCGAGAGGGTCGGCCTCGTCAAGGTGCGCCTGTACCGCCCCTGGTCCGTGGAGGACTTCATGGCGGCGCTGCCCAAGACGGTCAAGAAGGTCGCCGTGCTCGACCGCACCAAGGAGCCCGGCTCCATCGGTGAGCCCCTCTACCAGGACGTCGTGAGCTCTCTGTTCGAGTCCGGCGCGTCCGACCTCACCGTCACCGGCGGCCGCTACGGCCTCGGCTCCAAGGACGAGCCGCCCGCGGCAGCCTTCTCCGTGTTCGAGGAGCTCAAGAAGGATGCCCCCAAGCGCGAGTTCACCATCGGCATCGTGGACGACCTCACCAACCTGTCGCTGCCCATGGATCCCGATGCCCCCAACACCTCTGCCCCCGGCACCATCGAGTGCAAGTTCTGGGGTCTTGGTGGCGACGGCACGGTGGGCGCCAACAAGAACTCGATCAAGATCATCGGCGACCACACGGACAAGTACGTCCAGGCCTACTTCCAGTATGACTCCAAGAAGACGGGTGGCGTCACGATCTCGCACCTGCGCTTCGGTGACTCTCCCATCCGCTCGCCCTACTATGTGGCCAAGGCCGACTTCGTGGCCTGCCACAACCCCAGCTACATCATCAAGGGCTTCGCCATGGCCCGCGACCTCAAGCCGGGCGGCACCTTCCTGGTCAACTGCCAGTGGTCCGACGAGGAGTTCGCCAACCACCTGCCGGCGGTCGCCAAGCGCTACATCGCCAAGAACGGCATCAACGTCTACCTGATCGACGCCATCGGCCTCGCCGCCAAGGTGGGCATGGGCAAGCGCACCAACACGGTGCTGCAGTCCGCGTTCTTCGCGCTGGCCAAGGTGCTTCCCGCCGAGGAGGCCATCCAGTACATGAAGGATGCCGCCGAGAAGTCCTACGCCAAGAAGGGCCAGGCCATCGTCGAGTCCAACTGGAAGGCCATCGATGCCGGCGCCACCGCGTTCCACAAGTTCGAGGTGCCTGCCGACTGGGCAACGGCCGAGGACAAGCCCAAGGTGCCCGACCTCAAGGGTCGCGACGCCATCGTCAGGCAGGTGAGGGAGCTGCTTGGTCCCATCAACCTCATGGAGGGCGACAGCCTGCCCGTCTCCGTCTTCAAGGACAACCCGGACGGCCAGTGGGAGCTGGGTGCCTCCGCGTACGAGAAGCGCGGCACGGCGGTCATGGTGCCCCGTTGGAACCCGGACCTCTGCATCCAGTGCAACAGCTGCGCCTACGTGTGCCCGCACGCCACGATCCGCCCGGTTGCGATGACCCCCGAGGAGGCCACCGCGGCGCCCGCTGCCATGAAGACCACGGAGCTCAAGGTCCCCAAGGGCACGGGCTACACCTTCACCATCGCCGTCTCCCCGCTGGACTGCATGGGTTGCTACAACTGCCTCACCGCGTGTCCCAAGAGCACGCAGGCCGACGGCGGTGCGCTCACCATGGTTCCGCAGGAGGAAGAGGCCGCGCAGGCTGAGGTCTGGGACTACGCAGTCAACGAGGTCTCCGAGAAGAAGGACCTCATCAGCGACAAGAACGTCAAGGGCAGCCAGTTCCACAAGCCGCTGCTCGAGTTCTCCGGCTCCTGCGCCGGCTGCGCCGAGACCAGCTACGCGCGTCTCGTGACCCAGCTCTTCGGTGACCGCATGTACATCTCCAACGCCACCGGCTGCTCCTCCATCTGGGGCAACCCCGCGGCCACCGCGCCCTACACCGTGAACGCCGAGGGCCACGGTCCCGCGTGGAACAACTCCCTCTTCGAGGACAACGCCGAGCACGGCCTGGGTCTGTTCCTGGGCTATGAGGCCGAGCAGAACAGGCTTGCCACCGCTACCCAGCAGCTCATCGATTCCGGCAACGTGAGCGACTCCCTCAAGGAGGCCGCCCAGGCCTGGCTGGATGGCCGCAACCAGAGCGGCGTCTCCCAGAACGTCTCCGCCGCCTATGTCCAAGCGCTCCAGGAGGACGGCTCCGACGCTGCCAAGTCCATCCTGGCCGACAGGTCCTACCTCTCCAAGAAGTCCTTCTGGATCTTCGGCGGCGACGGCTGGGCCTATGACATCGGCTTTGGTGGTCTCGACCACGTCCTGGCGTCTAACAACGACGTCAACGTCTTCGTGTTCGACACCGAGGTCTACTCCAACACCGGCGGCCAGGCCTCCAAGGCGTCCAACCTCGGTCAGGTGGCCCAGTTCGCGGCGTCCGGCAAGACGACCAAGAAGAAGTCCCTCGCCGAGATCGCGATGTCCTATGGTTACGTCTACGTCACCCAGGTTGCGATGGGTGCCAACATGCCCCAGACGCTCAAGGCCATCGCCGAGGCCGAGGCCTACGACGGCCCGTCCCTCATCATCGGCTACAGCCCCTGCGAGATGCACTCCATCAAGAAGGGTGGCATGATCCACTGCCAGGAGGAGATGAAGAAGGCCGTCGAGTGCGGCTACTGGAACCTCTTCCGCTTCAACCCCGAGGCCGCGGAGGGCAAGAAGTTCACGCTGGACTCCAAGGAGCCGAAGGGCGGCTACCGCGACTTCCTCATGAACGAGGCCCGCTACGCCAGCCTCACCCAGAGCTTCCCCGATCGCGCCGAGGAGCTCTTCGCCGAGAGCGAGCAGGCGGCCATGGATCGCTACCAGCACCTCCTCAAGCTGAAGGCCATGTACGCCGACGCGTAA